The following proteins are co-located in the Thermococcus sp. M36 genome:
- a CDS encoding SDR family oxidoreductase → GNATAEDCANYCITLFSDLTRMVTMQNLFHDGGYSNTGVSNEVMQKLGIS, encoded by the coding sequence TGGCAATGCAACTGCAGAAGATTGTGCCAACTATTGCATTACGCTTTTTTCTGATTTAACAAGAATGGTTACTATGCAGAATTTATTTCATGATGGTGGTTATTCTAATACAGGTGTAAGTAATGAAGTGATGCAGAAACTGGGAATCAGTTAA